One genomic window of Conger conger chromosome 7, fConCon1.1, whole genome shotgun sequence includes the following:
- the LOC133133942 gene encoding uncharacterized protein LOC133133942 isoform X1: MDGNTQASRGLKDISWFYMEKKTLLKWTLCITVIFVLTTAMWMNRKNFSSSLYVHDDTIIHNDDSPIHSNQTTITPINNSNQTTITPINNSKQTTVTPIKNAKQTTVTPVKNSKQKTITPIKNSKHLMVSAFKDHRVNGATRIISILNRDHLRPLFCIFCCGNNYSTPAEIDVHSDHFGFSYVTTDVLCKNKPNCNATHVTVSLLPDKVDSHIDFLPIQNQKWQEEAFPYEFTICISNLFASYNNVLQFVQTMEVYRLLGIQRVVIYNTSCGPDLEKVLHYYSEEGMLEIVQWPIDQFLNPSKGWNFKEHGGDMQYYGQLTTLNECIYRNMYRSRYVLLNDIDEIIMPYQHANLHLLLEDLQHQQPNVAVFLIENHIFPKSQFDESGRFNRTEWKKVPGINILEHVYREPDRKHVFNPTKILANPRQVVQTSVHSVLKNAGGTYRVPPDVCRIVHVRGPLQGSLTKEQLFVDKKLWEFEKALLPNVDNVLKKCGIF, encoded by the exons ATGGATGGAAATACTCAGGCTTCACGAG GTTTGAAAGACATCAGCTGGTTCTACATGGAGAAAAAAACGTTACTGAAATGGACATTATGCATTACAGTCATCTTTGTATTAACGACTGCCATGTGGATGAATCGTAAGAATTTCAGCTCAAGCCTTTACGTACACGATGACACAATTATCCATAATGATGACAGTCCAATACACTCAAACCAGACAACTATAACCCCAATTAATAACTCAAACCAGACAACTATAACCCCAATTAATAACTCAAAACAGACAACTGTAACGCCAATTAAGAATGCAAAACAGACAACTGTAACCCCAGTTAAGAACTCAAAACAGAAAACTATAACCCCAATTAAGAACTCAAAACATTTAATGGTTTCTGCCTTCAAAGACCACAGGGTAAATGGAGCAACTCGGATCATCAGCATCTTAAACAGAGACCACCTGCGGCCactgttttgtattttctgttgtGGAAACAATTATTCCACTCCTGCAGAAATAGATGTGCACAGTgaccattttggattttcataTGTGACCACTGATGTGCTGtgtaaaaataaaccaaactgCAATGCCACACACGTCACAGTCTCTCTCCTGCCAGACAAGGTGGACAGCCACATAGACTTCCTACCAATACAGAACCAGAAATGGCAAGAGGAAGCCTTCCCATATGAATTTACAATTTGCATCTCCAACCTGTTTGCAAGCTATAACAATGTCCTTCAGTTTGTACAGACTATGGAAGTGTACAGGCTCCTGGGTATTCAGAGAGTGGTTATCTACAACACCAGCTGTGGTCCAGACCTTGAGAAGGTGCTGCATTACTACAGTGAGGAGGGCATGCTGGAAATTGTACAATGGCCAATAGACCAATTCCTCAATCCCTCCAAAGGCTGGAACTTCAAAGAGCATGGGGGGGACATGCAATACTATGGTCAACTGACTACTCTTAATGAGTGCATCTACAGAAACATGTACAGGTCCCGGTATGTGCTGCTGAATGACATTGATGAGATCATTATGCCTTACCAACACGCAAACCTACATCTGCTCCTGGAGGATCTCCAACACCAACAACCAAATGTGGCCGTTTTTCTCATTGAGAACCACATCTTCCCGAAAAGCCAGTTTGATGAGAGTGGCCGGTTCAACCGCACAGAGTGGAAGAAGGTGCCAGGGATCAACATCCTGGAACATGTTTACAGAGAGCCAGACAGGAAGCACGTTTTCAATCCTACCAAGATACTTGCCAATCCCAGGCAGGTGGTGCAGACGTCTGTGCACTCAGTCCTAAAGAATGCTGGAGGTACTTACAGGGTACCACCAGATGTGTGCAGAATTGTGCACGTCAGAGGGCCCCTACAAGGGAGCCTCACCAAGGAACAACTGTTTGTGGACAAAAAGCTTTGGGAATTTGAAAAGGCCCTCCTGCCAAATGTTGATAATGTATTGAAGAAATGTGGGATCTTTTAG
- the LOC133133942 gene encoding uncharacterized protein LOC133133942 isoform X3: MEKKTLLKWTLCITVIFVLTTAMWMNRKNFSSSLYVHDDTIIHNDDSPIHSNQTTITPINNSNQTTITPINNSKQTTVTPIKNAKQTTVTPVKNSKQKTITPIKNSKHLMVSAFKDHRVNGATRIISILNRDHLRPLFCIFCCGNNYSTPAEIDVHSDHFGFSYVTTDVLCKNKPNCNATHVTVSLLPDKVDSHIDFLPIQNQKWQEEAFPYEFTICISNLFASYNNVLQFVQTMEVYRLLGIQRVVIYNTSCGPDLEKVLHYYSEEGMLEIVQWPIDQFLNPSKGWNFKEHGGDMQYYGQLTTLNECIYRNMYRSRYVLLNDIDEIIMPYQHANLHLLLEDLQHQQPNVAVFLIENHIFPKSQFDESGRFNRTEWKKVPGINILEHVYREPDRKHVFNPTKILANPRQVVQTSVHSVLKNAGGTYRVPPDVCRIVHVRGPLQGSLTKEQLFVDKKLWEFEKALLPNVDNVLKKCGIF; this comes from the coding sequence ATGGAGAAAAAAACGTTACTGAAATGGACATTATGCATTACAGTCATCTTTGTATTAACGACTGCCATGTGGATGAATCGTAAGAATTTCAGCTCAAGCCTTTACGTACACGATGACACAATTATCCATAATGATGACAGTCCAATACACTCAAACCAGACAACTATAACCCCAATTAATAACTCAAACCAGACAACTATAACCCCAATTAATAACTCAAAACAGACAACTGTAACGCCAATTAAGAATGCAAAACAGACAACTGTAACCCCAGTTAAGAACTCAAAACAGAAAACTATAACCCCAATTAAGAACTCAAAACATTTAATGGTTTCTGCCTTCAAAGACCACAGGGTAAATGGAGCAACTCGGATCATCAGCATCTTAAACAGAGACCACCTGCGGCCactgttttgtattttctgttgtGGAAACAATTATTCCACTCCTGCAGAAATAGATGTGCACAGTgaccattttggattttcataTGTGACCACTGATGTGCTGtgtaaaaataaaccaaactgCAATGCCACACACGTCACAGTCTCTCTCCTGCCAGACAAGGTGGACAGCCACATAGACTTCCTACCAATACAGAACCAGAAATGGCAAGAGGAAGCCTTCCCATATGAATTTACAATTTGCATCTCCAACCTGTTTGCAAGCTATAACAATGTCCTTCAGTTTGTACAGACTATGGAAGTGTACAGGCTCCTGGGTATTCAGAGAGTGGTTATCTACAACACCAGCTGTGGTCCAGACCTTGAGAAGGTGCTGCATTACTACAGTGAGGAGGGCATGCTGGAAATTGTACAATGGCCAATAGACCAATTCCTCAATCCCTCCAAAGGCTGGAACTTCAAAGAGCATGGGGGGGACATGCAATACTATGGTCAACTGACTACTCTTAATGAGTGCATCTACAGAAACATGTACAGGTCCCGGTATGTGCTGCTGAATGACATTGATGAGATCATTATGCCTTACCAACACGCAAACCTACATCTGCTCCTGGAGGATCTCCAACACCAACAACCAAATGTGGCCGTTTTTCTCATTGAGAACCACATCTTCCCGAAAAGCCAGTTTGATGAGAGTGGCCGGTTCAACCGCACAGAGTGGAAGAAGGTGCCAGGGATCAACATCCTGGAACATGTTTACAGAGAGCCAGACAGGAAGCACGTTTTCAATCCTACCAAGATACTTGCCAATCCCAGGCAGGTGGTGCAGACGTCTGTGCACTCAGTCCTAAAGAATGCTGGAGGTACTTACAGGGTACCACCAGATGTGTGCAGAATTGTGCACGTCAGAGGGCCCCTACAAGGGAGCCTCACCAAGGAACAACTGTTTGTGGACAAAAAGCTTTGGGAATTTGAAAAGGCCCTCCTGCCAAATGTTGATAATGTATTGAAGAAATGTGGGATCTTTTAG
- the LOC133133942 gene encoding uncharacterized protein LOC133133942 isoform X2 encodes MKTNKQTGLKDISWFYMEKKTLLKWTLCITVIFVLTTAMWMNRKNFSSSLYVHDDTIIHNDDSPIHSNQTTITPINNSNQTTITPINNSKQTTVTPIKNAKQTTVTPVKNSKQKTITPIKNSKHLMVSAFKDHRVNGATRIISILNRDHLRPLFCIFCCGNNYSTPAEIDVHSDHFGFSYVTTDVLCKNKPNCNATHVTVSLLPDKVDSHIDFLPIQNQKWQEEAFPYEFTICISNLFASYNNVLQFVQTMEVYRLLGIQRVVIYNTSCGPDLEKVLHYYSEEGMLEIVQWPIDQFLNPSKGWNFKEHGGDMQYYGQLTTLNECIYRNMYRSRYVLLNDIDEIIMPYQHANLHLLLEDLQHQQPNVAVFLIENHIFPKSQFDESGRFNRTEWKKVPGINILEHVYREPDRKHVFNPTKILANPRQVVQTSVHSVLKNAGGTYRVPPDVCRIVHVRGPLQGSLTKEQLFVDKKLWEFEKALLPNVDNVLKKCGIF; translated from the exons atgaaaacaaacaaacaaacag GTTTGAAAGACATCAGCTGGTTCTACATGGAGAAAAAAACGTTACTGAAATGGACATTATGCATTACAGTCATCTTTGTATTAACGACTGCCATGTGGATGAATCGTAAGAATTTCAGCTCAAGCCTTTACGTACACGATGACACAATTATCCATAATGATGACAGTCCAATACACTCAAACCAGACAACTATAACCCCAATTAATAACTCAAACCAGACAACTATAACCCCAATTAATAACTCAAAACAGACAACTGTAACGCCAATTAAGAATGCAAAACAGACAACTGTAACCCCAGTTAAGAACTCAAAACAGAAAACTATAACCCCAATTAAGAACTCAAAACATTTAATGGTTTCTGCCTTCAAAGACCACAGGGTAAATGGAGCAACTCGGATCATCAGCATCTTAAACAGAGACCACCTGCGGCCactgttttgtattttctgttgtGGAAACAATTATTCCACTCCTGCAGAAATAGATGTGCACAGTgaccattttggattttcataTGTGACCACTGATGTGCTGtgtaaaaataaaccaaactgCAATGCCACACACGTCACAGTCTCTCTCCTGCCAGACAAGGTGGACAGCCACATAGACTTCCTACCAATACAGAACCAGAAATGGCAAGAGGAAGCCTTCCCATATGAATTTACAATTTGCATCTCCAACCTGTTTGCAAGCTATAACAATGTCCTTCAGTTTGTACAGACTATGGAAGTGTACAGGCTCCTGGGTATTCAGAGAGTGGTTATCTACAACACCAGCTGTGGTCCAGACCTTGAGAAGGTGCTGCATTACTACAGTGAGGAGGGCATGCTGGAAATTGTACAATGGCCAATAGACCAATTCCTCAATCCCTCCAAAGGCTGGAACTTCAAAGAGCATGGGGGGGACATGCAATACTATGGTCAACTGACTACTCTTAATGAGTGCATCTACAGAAACATGTACAGGTCCCGGTATGTGCTGCTGAATGACATTGATGAGATCATTATGCCTTACCAACACGCAAACCTACATCTGCTCCTGGAGGATCTCCAACACCAACAACCAAATGTGGCCGTTTTTCTCATTGAGAACCACATCTTCCCGAAAAGCCAGTTTGATGAGAGTGGCCGGTTCAACCGCACAGAGTGGAAGAAGGTGCCAGGGATCAACATCCTGGAACATGTTTACAGAGAGCCAGACAGGAAGCACGTTTTCAATCCTACCAAGATACTTGCCAATCCCAGGCAGGTGGTGCAGACGTCTGTGCACTCAGTCCTAAAGAATGCTGGAGGTACTTACAGGGTACCACCAGATGTGTGCAGAATTGTGCACGTCAGAGGGCCCCTACAAGGGAGCCTCACCAAGGAACAACTGTTTGTGGACAAAAAGCTTTGGGAATTTGAAAAGGCCCTCCTGCCAAATGTTGATAATGTATTGAAGAAATGTGGGATCTTTTAG